agtggattggtcgttgtggaccagttgaatggccctcaaggtctcccgatctgacccccttagacttttatctttggggtcatctgaaggcaattgtctatgctgtgaagatacgggatgtgcagcacctgaaactacggatactggaagtctGTGCTAgtatttctcctgcagtgttgctatcagtgtgtgaagagtgggagaagagggttgcattgacaatccaacacaatgggcagcacattgaacacattttataagtggtcagaaacttgtaaataactcatgaaagaataaagttacattaaaaccaagcacaccattgtttttcttgtgaaattcccaataagtttgacgtgtcacatgaccctcttcctattgaaaaaactaaagttggattcaaaatgtctgacttcaaaatggccgccatggtcaccacccatcttgaaaagtttcccccctcacatatactaatgtgccacaaacaggaagttaatatcaccaaccattcccattttattaaggtgtatccatataaatggcccaccctgtatattaaacatagaaacatagaatgtgtcggcagataagaaccatttggcctatctagtctgcccaaaGGGCATCATATGTCTAATGCAACAGCAATATGTGTGTTTACAGCCAATTCTCTTTTTTAGAGAAAATGTTTTGCCCatatccgttttttgaggattcATGTAAACCAATTCTATTGTAGATATTTATTACAGTACAAAAATGGGAAATGTAATAATTATTCAGAAAGGATCAGATCATATAACTTATAATGTTTGATCCTgacaacattatatatatatacacatatatatatcttatagTACTAGTgccatatattaaaaaaaagttcatgTAGACAATCTGTTTATGAGTTTGCAGTGTGTTCAATAGAATTGTTGGTGAATTGTTCTAAGATAATATCCTGGTCCATGCTCCGGTGTTGGTTTTCACAGCCACACTGGCTTGAGCTCAGTTTATCAGCATACTGTTTTAGACAACATTTAGAAACTGCTTTGAAGATGAGGTACAGCAGCTCACTGAGGTTGAGTACAATACAGAGTCCTGATGTAATTACTACAAAGTACAGGAAAATCCTCTTCTCTGTAGGCTTAGAGATATAGCAATCTACAAGGTTTGGGCAAGGATCAATGTCGCACTTCACTAGTCGTGGTACACTGAACCCACCATATAATTTGTAAaagagcagcaggaaaccaaACTCAAACACCGTTTTGAATAGGAGGCTAACAACATATGTACAAAACAGGCCACCATCCATGCTTCCTGTGTTCTTGTACAGTTTTTTGTTGTGTCTCTTCTCTCGACTTTCACGATAGGCTACATGGAGTACCACAAGGAGAGAAGGTGTAGACACCATTATCAGCTGTAGAGCCCAAAGGCGAATTTGAGAAATAGGAAAGAAGTGGTCAAAGCAGACATTTTCACACCCGGGTTGTTTGATGTTGCACTCAAACTCCTTCTGTTCATCTTTCCAAACGTTTTCTGCAGCAACAACATACACTAGGAGTCGGAATATAAAGACCACTGACAACCAGACTCTTCCAATACTTGTTGAATATTTGTTAACACCACTTAGTATGTCTCGAAGAAAAGACCAGCTCATATCTCTGCAGGGGAAGTGTTCtgtggaaagaaaaaatatatataattatagaaATGCTTATAACTATAGTTATATAAATAAGATAGTTTAGGATTCATATGctactgtattgttatttacgTTTATTTTCTCCTGTGTATTCTCAGCATTTCCTGGTTAAATGTATTCAGACCACCATCAATCTAAATGCATGTATGGCTGCAAGCACGTGGCTGTGTTATAGGATCTGTAGGACATTGATTATCGTCCGCTATGGGCTTAGACCTGTCACGGCAAACCTTTTGCAGACTGGGTGCCCAAACTCTAAACCAAAACGCACATAtatatcgcaaagtgccaaatcggcaatttaacctgaatactacagtctaatatagtatatcttccatatactttatcatttagctgtaATAgcttgcctacattcagtgcgctgcctgtgctgttcatagtgcgccctgtgctgatgaatggcaggaaaagtcgaaggcatattggtacaccatagactttttccagggtgtggtgcccacagagagggctctgagtgccaccggttcgccaccactggcctatACTGTACCTGTATTACTATATTGTGGCATTCAGCTTGATGTGATGTATAAAAGGGGTAGTTGTAGGCTCCTGGGCTTTTTCCATACTGAATGCCTATAGTTTTATACTATAGAGCCGCAGATAGGGCTTTGTCATGTGCATTAGACCTGTATGTTCCATTTTCAAAACTGATCTGACCTGCAATTTTTTTAGTTTAATAATCACCTTTATAACTTTACCTCAACAAAAAGAAATTGTGCCATTATAGATATAGAATGAATTATTTTGCTAAGTTGAGACAGGATTGAAACCATTTTTTTCTGCAAAATGTTTGATTTTTAACATAAAGGAGATTCATCAAAaccggtgtaaaggaaaactagctt
The genomic region above belongs to Bufo gargarizans isolate SCDJY-AF-19 chromosome 4, ASM1485885v1, whole genome shotgun sequence and contains:
- the GJB7 gene encoding gap junction beta-7 protein yields the protein MSWSFLRDILSGVNKYSTSIGRVWLSVVFIFRLLVYVVAAENVWKDEQKEFECNIKQPGCENVCFDHFFPISQIRLWALQLIMVSTPSLLVVLHVAYRESREKRHNKKLYKNTGSMDGGLFCTYVVSLLFKTVFEFGFLLLFYKLYGGFSVPRLVKCDIDPCPNLVDCYISKPTEKRIFLYFVVITSGLCIVLNLSELLYLIFKAVSKCCLKQYADKLSSSQCGCENQHRSMDQDIILEQFTNNSIEHTANS